The Geminocystis sp. M7585_C2015_104 genome includes a region encoding these proteins:
- a CDS encoding prephenate dehydrogenase/arogenate dehydrogenase family protein, whose protein sequence is TLEKIIALLSSPCVITDVGSVKGAVVYRATELCPYFVGSHPMAGSALQGIDAAMANLFENAPCVVTPISKTSPQALQTVSAFWQSLGCLIYNTTPELHDQAVAWVSHLPVMVSANLIYSCLQESRPELLQLAKALASSGFRDTSRVGGGNVELGLMMAQYNRESLLACLRQYQENLEYLIGQIEEENWDNVRAFLSLCQQQRPDFL, encoded by the coding sequence ACCTTGGAAAAAATAATTGCCTTGCTGTCCAGCCCATGTGTAATTACAGACGTAGGCTCAGTTAAGGGGGCTGTAGTGTATCGGGCCACGGAATTATGCCCTTATTTTGTGGGCAGTCATCCCATGGCGGGAAGTGCGCTTCAGGGTATAGATGCTGCCATGGCCAATTTGTTTGAAAATGCTCCCTGTGTTGTCACCCCCATCTCTAAAACCTCACCACAGGCTTTGCAGACGGTGTCTGCCTTTTGGCAATCTCTCGGATGTTTAATTTACAATACTACCCCTGAGTTGCACGACCAAGCTGTTGCTTGGGTTTCCCATCTTCCAGTCATGGTGAGTGCTAACCTGATATACTCCTGTTTACAGGAGAGTCGCCCGGAGTTGTTACAATTGGCTAAAGCCTTGGCCAGTTCAGGATTTAGAGACACCTCCAGGGTAGGGGGTGGCAATGTGGAACTGGGGCTGATGATGGCACAATACAATCGTGAATCGTTATTGGCTTGTCTGCGGCAGTATCAGGAAAATTTGGAATACCTTATAGGACAAATTGAAGAGGAAAACTGGGACAATGTGAGGGCATTCCTTTCTCTCTGCCAGCAACAACGTCCTGACTTCCTCTAA
- a CDS encoding glutamate--tRNA ligase, translating into MSVRVRLAPSPTGNLHIGTARTAVFNWLFARHHNGTFILRIEDTDTERSKPQYTENIISGLKWLGLDWDEGPYFQSQRLDLYRRAIQTLLDKGYAYRCYCTPEELEALREEQRAKNLAPRYDNRHRNLTPEQIAEFEARGRKPVIRFKIDDDREIVWNDLIRGTVVWKGSDLGGDMVIARMPEREDEPFGLPLYNLAVVVDDIDMGITHVIRGEDHIANTAKQILLYEALGAKIPEFAHTPLILNKDGRKLSKRDGVTSIDDFRKMGFVAPALANYMTLLGWTPPDGEEIFDLHTAAKQFSLSRVNKAGAKFDWDKLDWINSQYLHRMSPGELLPLITPYWQEAGYQFNLDTDRDWLLSVVALISSSLTRLTDAVGAAKVFFAQSITLSEEAREFVAQTEGVKETINHVLASLDGELNAEKANEIIKQATKELKLKKGIVMRSIRVGLTGELHGPDLLQTWLLLHQKGLDRPRLETVSQSLSNSH; encoded by the coding sequence ATGTCTGTTCGTGTTAGACTGGCTCCATCCCCTACTGGAAATTTACATATTGGTACAGCACGCACTGCGGTATTCAACTGGCTATTTGCCCGTCACCACAATGGTACTTTTATTCTCAGAATTGAGGATACGGACACGGAACGTTCTAAACCTCAGTACACTGAGAATATCATCTCCGGCTTGAAGTGGCTGGGGTTGGACTGGGATGAGGGACCCTATTTTCAAAGCCAAAGATTGGACTTGTATCGTCGGGCAATTCAAACTCTTTTGGACAAAGGGTATGCCTATCGTTGTTATTGTACCCCAGAAGAACTAGAGGCTCTCCGGGAGGAACAAAGGGCTAAAAACCTTGCCCCCCGTTACGATAACCGCCATCGTAATCTTACCCCCGAACAAATTGCCGAATTCGAGGCACGGGGGAGAAAGCCTGTCATTAGATTTAAAATCGACGATGATAGGGAAATTGTCTGGAATGATCTAATTCGGGGCACTGTGGTATGGAAGGGGAGTGATTTGGGGGGCGATATGGTGATTGCCAGGATGCCGGAGAGGGAGGATGAGCCTTTTGGGCTTCCTCTATATAACCTGGCGGTGGTGGTGGACGACATTGATATGGGTATTACTCATGTAATTCGAGGTGAGGATCACATTGCCAATACTGCTAAACAAATTCTGTTATACGAAGCCTTGGGAGCAAAAATACCGGAATTCGCCCACACTCCCCTAATTTTGAACAAGGATGGCAGAAAACTGTCTAAGAGGGATGGGGTGACTTCCATTGATGACTTCCGGAAGATGGGGTTTGTAGCACCTGCATTGGCAAACTATATGACACTTTTGGGATGGACACCACCGGATGGGGAGGAGATTTTTGATTTACATACTGCTGCCAAGCAGTTTAGTCTTTCCAGGGTAAATAAGGCGGGGGCGAAATTCGACTGGGATAAGCTGGACTGGATTAATAGTCAGTACCTCCACAGGATGTCTCCAGGGGAATTGTTGCCCCTTATAACCCCCTATTGGCAGGAGGCTGGTTATCAGTTCAATTTAGATACAGACAGGGATTGGTTGTTGTCCGTTGTCGCCCTTATCAGCTCCAGTTTAACCCGTTTGACGGATGCCGTGGGGGCAGCCAAAGTCTTCTTTGCTCAGTCCATCACCCTTTCTGAGGAGGCCCGGGAGTTTGTTGCCCAAACTGAGGGGGTCAAGGAAACTATAAACCACGTGTTGGCGAGCCTTGACGGGGAATTAAATGCCGAGAAGGCCAATGAGATAATTAAACAGGCTACCAAGGAACTTAAACTCAAGAAGGGTATAGTCATGCGTAGTATCCGGGTCGGCCTAACAGGGGAGTTGCATGGCCCCGATTTGCTACAAACCTGGCTCTTGCTTCACCAGAAGGGATTGGATAGGCCTCGTCTTGAAACTGTCTCTCAATCCCTCTCTAATAGCCATTGA
- a CDS encoding Mrp/NBP35 family ATP-binding protein translates to MVTKEAILEVLRPVKDPELQRSLVELNMIRNISVEDGNVSFTLVLTTPACPLRELIVEDCEKAVKRLEGVKSVSVQVTAETPQQKSLPNKQAVAGVKNIIAVSSGKGGVGKSTVAVNVAVALAQMGANVGLLDADIYGPNVPTMLGLSNAAVEVEKTPQGEFLQPAFNYGIKIVSMGFLIDPDQPVIWRGPMLNGIIRQFLYQVHWGELDYLVVDMPPGTGDAQLTLAQAVPLAGAVIVTTPQTVSLQDARRGLKMFEQLGVRILGIVENMSYFIPPDMPDKSYDLFGSGGGQKTSKELNVPLLGCIPLEISLREGGDKGIPIVVSHPESASARALKQIAQQLAARVSVTALL, encoded by the coding sequence ATGGTAACCAAAGAAGCAATACTAGAGGTATTAAGGCCGGTAAAGGACCCCGAATTGCAGAGGAGTCTAGTAGAATTAAACATGATTCGTAATATAAGCGTAGAAGATGGTAATGTAAGTTTCACGCTGGTATTGACGACGCCGGCTTGTCCCTTAAGGGAGTTAATAGTAGAAGACTGTGAAAAGGCGGTAAAACGGCTGGAGGGGGTGAAGTCTGTATCGGTACAGGTGACAGCGGAAACACCACAACAAAAATCACTACCCAACAAACAGGCAGTGGCCGGGGTGAAGAATATTATTGCCGTCTCCAGTGGTAAAGGTGGGGTTGGGAAAAGTACAGTGGCGGTGAATGTGGCAGTGGCTTTGGCACAAATGGGAGCCAATGTAGGCTTATTGGATGCGGACATATATGGTCCTAATGTGCCAACCATGTTGGGGTTGAGTAATGCCGCTGTGGAGGTGGAGAAAACTCCCCAAGGAGAGTTTTTACAACCGGCCTTTAATTATGGGATTAAGATAGTCTCTATGGGCTTTTTGATAGATCCAGACCAGCCGGTGATTTGGCGGGGCCCCATGTTAAATGGTATTATTCGTCAGTTCCTGTATCAGGTTCACTGGGGGGAATTGGACTATTTGGTGGTGGATATGCCTCCTGGTACTGGTGATGCCCAACTCACTCTTGCTCAAGCTGTGCCCTTGGCAGGTGCCGTGATTGTCACTACCCCACAAACTGTTTCCCTACAAGACGCCCGCAGGGGTTTAAAAATGTTTGAGCAGTTGGGGGTAAGGATTCTGGGTATTGTAGAGAACATGAGTTATTTCATACCCCCAGACATGCCCGATAAAAGTTATGATTTATTCGGCTCTGGTGGTGGCCAGAAGACATCCAAAGAGTTAAATGTGCCCCTTTTGGGTTGTATCCCCCTGGAAATTTCCCTCAGAGAGGGGGGGGACAAGGGCATTCCTATTGTTGTTAGCCACCCGGAATCCGCCTCTGCCAGGGCTTTAAAACAAATTGCCCAACAGCTAGCAGCTAGGGTTTCCGTGACGGCGTTATTGTAG
- a CDS encoding cation:proton antiporter, which translates to MFNWCSSLPSLLVATATEAEKPTLVLTAVLLTLAIIYFTSKVGAELSRMANFPPVLGELVGGVIIGVSALSLVVFPESVTADKSLVMNVLNFLNPMSEELFTKVFESESEVISVLAELGVVVLLFEIGLESDIRELKKVGIKATIVAVAGVTAPFAMGTAGLIYFFHFPAVPAIFAGAALTATSIGITSKVLSELGWLKSKEGQIIIGAAVIDDILGIIILAVVASLAKTGEVNLVQVLLLIVSAVAFLIGSILLGSIFNKTFEAIVENLKTRGSIIIPAFIFALLMAFLANAIHLEAILGSFAAGLVLDETDARNELDEQVKPIADVIVPLFFVTVGARVDLGVLNPVVPENREGLYIATFLITVAIIGKIVSGWSFLSGEKINRLGIGIGMIPRGEVGLVFAGIGASSGVLTKPLEAAIIIMVIITTFLAPPLLKLVLGEAEAETETQVVAKGEEVKTPF; encoded by the coding sequence ATGTTCAACTGGTGTTCGTCATTGCCAAGTCTACTAGTAGCCACCGCCACAGAGGCAGAAAAACCCACTTTAGTGCTGACAGCGGTATTGCTAACCCTGGCCATAATCTACTTTACCAGCAAGGTGGGGGCAGAATTATCCAGAATGGCCAATTTTCCACCAGTGTTGGGAGAATTGGTGGGTGGGGTAATCATAGGGGTATCTGCCCTGAGTTTGGTGGTATTCCCCGAGTCAGTCACCGCCGACAAATCCCTGGTGATGAATGTCCTAAACTTCCTCAACCCCATGAGTGAGGAATTGTTTACAAAAGTATTTGAATCAGAGAGTGAAGTAATCTCAGTCTTGGCGGAATTGGGGGTAGTCGTATTGCTTTTTGAAATCGGTCTGGAGTCCGACATCAGAGAATTAAAGAAAGTAGGAATTAAAGCCACCATAGTGGCAGTGGCGGGAGTCACAGCGCCCTTCGCCATGGGCACGGCCGGTTTAATATATTTCTTCCATTTTCCCGCAGTACCAGCAATTTTTGCCGGCGCCGCCCTCACCGCTACCAGTATTGGTATCACCTCCAAGGTATTATCCGAGCTAGGATGGTTGAAATCCAAAGAAGGTCAGATCATCATTGGGGCTGCCGTAATTGACGATATTTTGGGCATTATTATCCTAGCAGTAGTGGCCAGTCTGGCTAAAACCGGTGAAGTAAACCTGGTACAAGTATTATTACTTATTGTCAGTGCTGTGGCCTTCCTAATAGGTTCCATTTTACTGGGAAGTATATTTAATAAAACCTTTGAGGCAATAGTAGAGAATCTAAAAACAAGAGGTAGTATTATCATCCCGGCGTTTATCTTTGCCCTGCTGATGGCTTTTCTGGCCAATGCAATCCATCTAGAGGCGATTTTAGGCTCTTTTGCCGCCGGACTAGTCCTGGACGAAACAGATGCCCGTAATGAATTAGATGAGCAAGTCAAGCCTATTGCCGACGTGATTGTGCCCCTCTTCTTCGTCACCGTGGGTGCCAGAGTGGACTTGGGGGTATTAAATCCAGTGGTGCCAGAGAATAGAGAGGGACTATATATAGCAACCTTTTTGATTACAGTGGCGATTATAGGCAAAATAGTAAGTGGCTGGAGTTTCCTCTCTGGGGAAAAAATCAACCGTCTGGGAATAGGCATAGGTATGATCCCCCGGGGAGAGGTGGGTCTAGTGTTTGCCGGTATTGGTGCCAGCAGTGGGGTGTTAACTAAACCCCTGGAAGCGGCTATCATCATAATGGTAATTATAACCACCTTCCTGGCACCACCCCTGTTGAAACTAGTTTTAGGAGAGGCAGAAGCAGAAACCGAAACACAGGTGGTTGCCAAAGGGGAAGAGGTAAAAACCCCCTTCTAG